In one Deltaproteobacteria bacterium genomic region, the following are encoded:
- a CDS encoding glycosyltransferase family 2 protein has product MVVPVHKLIIQIPCYDEADHLAATLRDLPRSVAGVERVEVLVIDDGSTDATAEIARAEGVDYILRFPNNRGLARAFTAGIDACLRLGADVIVNTDADNQYAGSDIAQLIRPILEHRAEMVVGDRNPSALRQFSPLKRWLQYYGSFVVRTLSGTEIPDATSGFRALSRNAALRLNVISDFTYTLETIIQAGKKRLPVTHVPVTTNQPRRESQLFTSTWSYVKRSASTMLRIYALYEPLKVFSYLGGAMIAIGMALGLRFLYFFLGDGGGGHLQSLMLTVLLITIGFQIVLIGLIADLIGANRYLIEDVLLRIRRMELGERTNDIEACGTGAELQKVEGGRL; this is encoded by the coding sequence ATGGTCGTGCCTGTTCACAAACTCATAATCCAGATCCCTTGTTACGATGAGGCGGATCACCTGGCGGCGACACTCCGCGACCTGCCGCGCAGCGTTGCCGGTGTCGAACGGGTCGAGGTGCTGGTGATTGACGATGGCTCGACCGACGCCACCGCCGAGATCGCGCGCGCCGAGGGGGTTGACTACATTCTCCGATTTCCGAACAACCGTGGCCTCGCGCGCGCCTTCACCGCCGGGATTGACGCGTGCTTGCGGCTCGGCGCCGACGTGATCGTCAATACCGATGCCGACAATCAGTATGCGGGCAGCGACATCGCACAATTGATCCGACCCATTCTCGAGCATCGAGCCGAGATGGTGGTGGGCGATCGCAATCCGTCGGCCCTGCGGCAATTCAGCCCGCTGAAACGGTGGCTGCAGTACTATGGGAGTTTCGTGGTCAGGACGCTCTCGGGTACAGAAATCCCCGATGCGACCAGCGGCTTTCGGGCGCTGAGCCGCAATGCTGCACTCCGGTTGAACGTGATCTCCGACTTCACGTACACGCTGGAGACTATCATCCAGGCGGGCAAGAAGCGTCTGCCGGTGACGCACGTACCGGTGACGACGAATCAGCCGCGCCGCGAGTCGCAGCTATTCACGAGCACGTGGAGCTACGTGAAACGCTCGGCGAGTACGATGCTCCGCATCTATGCGCTCTACGAGCCGCTCAAGGTGTTCTCGTACCTCGGCGGCGCGATGATTGCGATCGGGATGGCCCTGGGATTGCGCTTTCTCTACTTCTTTCTCGGCGACGGAGGGGGAGGCCACCTGCAGTCCCTGATGCTGACCGTGCTCCTCATCACCATCGGATTTCAGATCGTGCTCATCGGCCTCATCGCAGATCTCATTGGCGCCAACCGCTATCTAATCGAGGACGTGTTGCTGCGCATCCGCCGGATGGAGCTAGGGGAGCGGACCAACGACATCGAGGCTTGTGGTACGGGCGCCGAGCTGCAAAAGGTTGAGGGTGGCCGGTTGTGA